Proteins encoded in a region of the Vicia villosa cultivar HV-30 ecotype Madison, WI linkage group LG5, Vvil1.0, whole genome shotgun sequence genome:
- the LOC131605423 gene encoding uncharacterized protein LOC131605423, with protein MAPKIWDVLSQSKRVIEAQPRHYLTLSLIFILPPIFISFFVNLLAKHFQQQPQQETIYPTLIFTLVSILFLLISSIFTFCAFISITYSVYQSFFNQPIKLKEAFKSISTSFFPLLATDILIFTIFIVGSFLVGLVIGVVSFLIKYLGGVNLQAYSYLAVVLVMLVFLPLLIYLMINFSLAKVIVVVESVWGFEPLRRSWKLVKGMKRLIFSISCLFGSLQLVLVWITGYSWVLILVISPIFAMLSLYGNAVLTVLYIYCKEKHEKLADEEFGKEKNEARLPLISS; from the coding sequence ATGGCTCCAAAAATCTGGGATGTTCTTTCTCAATCTAAACGGGTTATAGAAGCTCAACCTCGCCATTACCTCACTCTCTCCCTAATCTTCATCTTACCCCCAATTTTCATCTCCTTTTTCGTCAACTTGCTTGCCAAACACtttcaacaacaaccacaacaggAGACCATCTACCCCACCTTAATATTCACCCTAGTTTCTATTCTCTTCCTCCTTATCTCTTCCATCTTCACCTTCTGTGCATTTATCTCCATCACTTATAGCGTTTACCAATCCTTTTTTAATCAACCTATCAAACTCAAAGAAGCCTTCAAATCCATCTCAACTTCCTTCTTCCCGTTACTCGCCACCGACATCCTcatcttcaccatcttcatcgTCGGCTCTTTTCTGGTTGGACTTGTCATTGGAGTTGTTTCGTTTCTCATCAAATATCTAGGCGGTGTCAACCTCCAAGCTTACTCTTATTTAGCTGTGGTTTTAGTAATGCTTGTTTTTCTCCCTCTTCTGATTTATTTGATGATTAACTTTAGTTTGGCGAAAGTTATAGTGGTGGTGGAATCAGTTTGGGGTTTTGAACCATTGAGAAGGAGTTGGAAATTGGTGAAAGGAATGAAGAGGTTGATCTTCTCAATCTCTTGCTTGTTTGGGTCATTACAATTAGTGTTGGTGTGGATAACTGGTTATAGCTGGGTACTGATTTTAGTGATTTCTCCAATATTTGCTATGCTTTCGCTTTACGGTAATGCGGTTCTTACGGTGTTGTACATTTACTGCAAGGAGAAACATGAGAAGCTAGCAGATGAAGAATTTGGGAAGGAAAAGAACGAGGCTAGGTTGCCCTTAATTTCATCATAA
- the LOC131605422 gene encoding uncharacterized protein LOC131605422, with protein sequence MRLLNGSLSFDVEERQRFSKWVLGIDDGTIGESNYVDNTFYIPPDFFIPSFGDPCASVVDKKYPSLKDDLNDISFFQDRAIIAPKNATFDMINDYILDLLYLSYDTPYSANSMIQ encoded by the coding sequence ATGAGGCTTCTTAATGGGTCTTTAAGTTTCGATGTTGAAGAGAGACAAAGGTTTTCTAAGTGGGTTTTGGGAATCGATGATGGAACCATTGGAGAAAGCAATTATGTGGATAACACATTTTATATTCCACCTGATTTTTTTATTCCAAGTTTTGGTGATCCTTGTGCCTCTGTAGTTGATAAAAAATATCCATCACTCAAAGATGACCTGAATGATATATCTTTTTTCCAAGATAGGGCTATAATAGCTCCTAAGAATGCAACTTTTGATATGATTAATGATTATATTTTGGACTTGCTATATTTGAGCTATGATACTCCTTATTCAGCCAACTCCATGATACAGTAA